The genomic interval TGCCATGCTGCCGTTGACCACACTAATGAGGTAAGTTAAGCTTTGTTCTTTTGCAACTCTGGGGATATGAGTTATGATCGTCTGATGTTACAATGATACATTCATTATCACAGGAAAGTCAGTGTTATCCCAAAATAAAGCACCAAAATAAGTTGAAATCctaaaaatgacttttttttaatttttttttttttttttttacagtaaacaGGGCAAAGACGTTGTTTGGATGAGTGGTCGCTTTGGTTCCCAAACTTCTTTTACAGGTCTCCCCTTTTGTAGGTTAAAATATGTTCAAgtcttcccttcccttccccaaacacatcaacacatgaACATTATGTCTGTGGCTCTACACACTGAAACATTATAAGACACAtcttttcaaacacatttctgtATCTTTAGAATGATTTGCAACATTGTCTGCATAAATACAGCGTGTGACAGCAAACTGAAACCAAAAAGCCACCTCTACAGAGGCAGTTATTAAAAGTGACACCGCAACATGCAACTTCCTCTTcattttgcactgttttatgTGTGGGTGGTGAAACAAAAAGTGAGGTGTGACTTGTCATAACTCTTTGTAACATTTGATGTAGATTCAAGTATTTGaattgaaaacatttaatttttctgacataaaacaaaaaacaataaaataactaatagaaactgtttgtttgtttacaaagctcagttaaaaataacaacttttttttttaaaaacttagtttttgtctttgtctatTATATTTAAGACACAGGCACACTAACTGACATACATCCTTCATGATTTTgtctgtatattttgtatttgaacatacattttttaaatggtcTGAAGTTTTTGGTTTTAGTCTTTTGTGTTTCACtcaaagactgtataatacCCAAGCATCCAACCAACAGGTAAATTGTATCTAATCTCATGAAAGTACCATATATTACAAAAAACTACAACtaacattcaaattaatgaagACTAAAGTCCAAGCCAAAAATCCTTCTTAATTTGTATTACACTATGATTTATCCTTAGATATCTTACTGCAACATTGTTTGGGCTAGCACCTTTAAAAGTAACCTCAGTATTATTTGGTTTCTGCAGAAGCCTTTTATTAAAATCACTTTTTCGGCCGATTCAGTAGTTCTACTCCCATTTTTCAATCCTTAGGAATCCTCCCCATCTTTGATCTTCACCATCtacaaattaatatttttgtctttcaacAAATTCACAACTTACTCCCAGCAAGCTTTCaggatttatttctgtttaactCTCAGATCCATCTTTACCAAACAAGGTCTGAAAATAAACTCCATCCAGCTTTCTTTCGGACaacattttctcagttttccatcAGATACAGAGGCCCTCACTTTTGGAACAGTTTACCTGGTCATATAACAAGTAACACAAGTTTCAACTAATTCAAGAAACAAACCCTACACTTTCTATTAGGTGAGTTAagtaatacaacatgatacaatttTTTAATGCAtagttacaaacacacactctccctactttcctaacttttaaataaatattctggggtggtttttcttgtttgttttttaactttcccttcttttcttttcatcattatttaaatattactccctcttattaacctttttttgttttgtaggtagatattctgttctacattgatactttgtctttgtgttgattattttctttGGAGGGCCATCAACAAGCCTGttagggtttgtttttttttgctactCCTGCATACGTTAGtggttagttttattattgaatttagcTGTTATATCTTGGCTCATGTTATTGAACAGcaatgttctgttttgttcttttatatgtgcaataaataaataaataaataaaagtaaaactcatcatgaaaaataaagaactaCACTTTGCAACCAAACTAGCTTTTAGGACTAATTGAAACTAATCTGGATTTGAAAAAGTCAGAACGACATAAAATATGTTGTccatggaaggtcttaaattgtttggttgcttcattgcagatgttccttattttattaataaaataaataaataaaaaaaatgcaatccttatttacttttgtgcattgccttcacactgcttggcagtacctgcacccaaattgacttgaagcacttgttactcttactgatcttgtttcctcttgtctagatctttgctttggataaaagcgtctgctaaatgacattgtaacattgtaacattacagtcgtaattttatgatttaccagcaggtggcagcagcAGTCCGCCAGCAGTGTGCTGTCTGCAGTAAATGAAGGCGTAGAAGAAGTGGTCTGTTGTTTACGGCTGATATCTGTTGCTGCTCTTCAGACTCTGTGTCAGCTTTCAGACCGTTATTAACATAACTTCAGCTTTGTTCGGGTCATGGGCATATGCTACTAAATACATCAGGATCAAATGGATCTGGACTGTTGAGGTAAGTCATTAAAACGCTTTCTGTGTATAGTTTTCGATAGTGATGGCAGCCACTTAGCTAGCACGCTAATGGTGCTCAGAATGACAGCCGAGCAGAAAGTGAGTCAGTCTTAAAGAACTACAGAGTCTGCTTCATCCTCTCCAGCAGCTTCTCTGTGCTGTCATGCATAAACCAGTTGATTTAGTTTATGAAGAAGCTTTAAATCAGCTTAGAGACGCTTTTACCTCCTGCTGCGACACAAAGAATCACTATTGATTTTATTGGCAAAGAATGTGGGCACATACACCGGTTTATGTTGCATTCAATGTATAGAGAGAAAAATGGGTATACAATGAATACAAGAAACACATTAGACAGATGTAACCCCCTTTAAAGCAGATTTATCTAGAAAtatgtattaatattattatttattttagtttattgaccttgttttcttatctttatcttcttttttgtgtgtacgTTTAATTATGATCATTCCTTTATTAACattattgtgtttgtattttttgtatttaataattttttcttctctttgttggttttgtattacttatatataatttgttaaattGCGGTGgacaaagaaacactgaaaacatgcaaaaaaaaagtttaagttatctaaaaaatagtaaattttaccccttttatagtaaaaaaatatcaacaaaaatagtatctAAACTTgataaaaaccttgaaaatagaaaatgtaatgagttttctgcctttctttttgccagatgactcctaagtttagggttagtgaacatttaatcatcaaaagcatcagtagcagcaggttgattcataacagcacaggaaacacagccacatgctcacatataggctcattttctgcagaccagctaaatgaagccacattaaatcaatttgagagacagtgggggtcgcgagtctttggcacctatattgtGGGGGTCACGggccgaaaagtttgggaacccctgctctaaagctTACACACTTAAACTATAATCTATATTCTCTAGGCAGATATCAACATAAAGACGTTTTAAtatgtaaaatgtattataatggatAACAGTGCAATGGAGAGTGCAAAAGTGCTGAGATAAATAAGAAGGGGATCAGGTTGCTTTATGGAAATGAGCTAAAAGGTTGAGCATGCGGATTTGCCTGTGATAGTGTGATCAATTATTCATGAAAAAGAGGGCGGAGTTAAACAATGACAGTGAATAATACATAACATATTTCACATGTGGATGTTTTAGACTGATCAGGTAATAAACATGAACTGGTCCTGACTCTGAGTTAAGAAGAGTTCATCAAAGCGACAGCTTCTCTGGTTCTTTGGCCCACAGTAACGTCTACAGAAGAAGTCTGAACTCTTTGTGTCTGGGGTGTTATGGACCTGCAGTGATATTACCTGTTTCCTGACCCTGTATCGGTTTCAGATCAGTCTAGCATATAGAATCAGACTTTGGACCTTTTGAGTACACCCCGCTCCTGTGTGTCATCATATCTGTAAAGCCTTGAACAAATGTATAAACCCCTCTTCTGTGTTTGCCTGTGCACTGTCCACTTTGGAGGCATATTAAAAGTACTCAGTGCTACAGTTCCAGGTTGTAATAATCCTGATCCATGCTGTGTTTCCTTTGCCTGCTCTCAAACAAACACTTCTCTCCCTGGATGCCTTCTTTCGTTCTTTCATGAAACAGTAATGCCTTAGAAGAAGGAGGCACTGCCAAGTCTCCTTTGGTGGGGGTGGAGAGGTTTCCTCCTCAGACATGGCAACTGAACTCCACGAGACGATTTTCATGGCCAAGCAGGAGCGCCATAAGAACCTGTTTCTGAACTACAGAAATCTGAATCATTTCCCTGTGGAGCTGCTGAAGGATGAAGGACTGCAGTTTCTGGAGAGACTCTACATGAAGAGGAACTCGCTCACTACTCTGGTATTTACACTCACAATACAATGACGTACCTGTCAGACATCACTAATACAGCTGATTATTGTTCTAATTAAACTCAAATGTAAATAAGAAAacattattagtagtcaaggaggccgataaccgatatttggagccgatattcatttgcagtaaaaggggaaatattggcgtcaaaattttgaataatactgACTCCAACTAATgttgttaaagttaaagttaaagtttttttttatcttagacaatagacgtcttcgttttaaaattctaacaaacaGTGCAGGGAGCTCacaggctcagcagcagcatgtctcataaagttaaatgaaaacttaaacaaatagatagctccctaaagtttaactgaaatgttaatctttcacttatctttgttttacgggggtatttcagtttttttgagtggtgttgtatgagttttaaatcactagtaattgtactagacacaacggatgctgctcagctcgtccccttcaattagaaactgcaggagaaacggAACGCAACCTcggctacagtttctgcagacggttTCATTTCTGCCTtgtgatttagtgaattttgagccaaaataaaccagttttaaattgatctcttatcggccgtcggatttttaaaaaaagccgatGCCTATATGCGACAAAATGCGAATATCGGCACCGATAATCAGCCTGATCGATAATTGGTCTGTCCCTAGTACTATCCAACCAGCTACTAAGGCGTCATGAGATTTCACACAATGCCGACCCAGCAGCAgcgcaaggtaacatcagctctgcaaagcctcaggcctcaccagcatgtttagtcagagactaggacaaaagTTGGCTCGGgcaaaaaacatcacagcaacaacaggaatctaggactgtccagtatcaaggtatttatttcacagtcaaactggttgaatttttggctaaaaagttactgaatcgatttcaagtcactgaatcgttttggATCGTATCGTTTTGGATGAAGCagtatcgtcctttaatcgtatcggcaaccacgaatcgtGTTACGAACCGctagttgttaaaaagaatcgttacacccctacttaGTACTAGAAACGTAGAGCAGCAGAGCAGTTTTGCCTGAATATTTCCtcattatttcttctttctctctctctatctctccctcagCCTGATAATCTTGCTCAAAAGCTTCCAAACCTGATTGAACTGTAAGTATTTAGCTAAGCTGTTTGCTTTCTACAAGTTATGAAATCAGCTGTTATCTCACAGCAGTGTGTTCAGTTAGACCTGTATGTGGTATATTGGACTCAGTAATAGGGGATTCTGGCCAATTTTAGTGATTTAACATTTGTTCTGAATTTATTCTGGAaatgtttggggttttttttgctcTAAAAAaggttctctgtctctttttttcaagGTATTTACACTCAAACAACATAGTCATTATTCCTCAAGGTAAGTCCTTTAATGTGTCTTGATAATATTGATATATAATAAGTGCTCActcatatttaaaggtgcatcaATTGGCTGTGATTGGTGACCGGCTGGTCCTCTCAAATAGATCTGATGTAGAACAACAGGCTGTGCTATTTTCAGATTTACACACCCGAGCAGCATGCTTCATCATGTGCGCACAGCAACACAAATACCTGTGCAACAGGTATACACAAACAAGTTAACATGtatgcaaatcagaaaatactacggcaaatcagaaaacactatgacattaaccaaaccagaagatggtgttttctgatttgccgttgtgatttgcacttcagggccaccgtaagaATGTGAGTTTTCCATCAGCTGATGCAAAAATGTATTGGCTTACTGGAggataaaacaaagacagtttCCTGGCACCTTCAGCTGGTATCATTAAGTCTAATGCACAGATCTACTGTAACACTCACTGAAGCTGCACAGAATTCTTTCATATGAGACAGCTGTAAATGTGTCACTGTGAACATCGACCTCAGACTGCGTTCTGCTTCCTACACTTTATGTAGTGACTTATATACAGGAGAGCAACATGATCAAATGAAGAGTTTGTGTTCTCTCCCCCCATGCTTTCTGAGTTTGGTCAAATAGCTTAATGTAAATAACATTATCTTACCAGATGTGGTTTCAGTGGGATGCTTTGATTATTAAACTTGCAGCTGAAGAGAGTGAAGCAGTAAATGTCTCTATTTCTCCCATTTAATTTGTTGATAAGATAGATTAGTCTTCAAAGTGATCTTAATGCAGAAATTACagttaatgtattatttttaatacaaaCCCAATGCCAAAGAAGTTTGGACTAGGTGATAAATGAAAACAGACTTTAGTCATTTGAAATCTATATTTAAATCACAATAGTGTGAGGACAACATATTAAATGTGGAAGCTTGAAAATGTTATTGAATGagaaatatatgctcattttaaatcagatgccagcaacatgttgtGTTGTGACAAGGCATGTTTACTGTTGTGTTGCATCAGCTGTTCTTTTCACAAACGTTCAAACGAGagcagtttctggagttttaaaGGGCAGCGTTACTGTTTTCCCATTCTCTCTTGATAGAGGATTTCACAACTGTCACAACAGGCAGCCTAGTGTAGCCTAACGTAACCTAGTGCCTTTTAGAAGATTTTCTTCCAACAGTTAAGAaacagtctgtgttttattattattatgaggcAATGTACCAGTGATGAATATAAGGCTGAATTTATCATTAAAGAAAAAGTAAGAGAAATCTCAGAACGGACAGGTCACACCTGGAAAGAATCTCAATATCTCATCTAATTTAAGCTTGTTTTTTGAGCACAATGACAACAACTTTAATTCAATCCCTCAGCTATTGGAAACCTTGCCAGACTGCAGTCACTGGACCTGAGCAATAACGCGCTCCAACTCCTCTGTCCAGAGATTGGCCGCCTGAGGTCTCTGCGGCACCTGAGACTGTCCAATAACCATCTGAAATTTCTTCCTCCAGGTAACACACAGGTGTCTTTGTTAGTGTTTCTCATGGGatggtcttcttcttctcattagTGTAGTATATCACAGATTGTTAGACTGCAAcattttcctttgtttgttcCAGTAACAGTTTTAGGAGCAAGAATGAAAGCCTGATATGAGTTGTAAGTGTGTGATGTGCCAGCAGAGGGCGTCAGAGGTACTCAATCAAACTATAAAGCAGAGGCGAACACACTCGGCATCATAACTTTGGACTaaaatctggattttttttttttactcaatgAAGGATTAACTGTTTTTTGTTGCtcaatttgacattttcttgTCACATAATTAACATATTGTTGATATTTCAGTACTCTACCACTAGCTTTAGATGACAAATATTTAAGTTGCAAGTCTCTGTATCTGCTCCTGAGTTAAAGAACTGTTGGTCTCTATCATAAAGATAACCGTGTTGTTTGTTCATACCAGCATATTTACACACGTCATGGTCCTTAATGTGCCAAAAAGCTTCACCAATATTTAAAACCAAGTTCAGTGCAATGCAGTCCTAAAACAAAAGTACACTGGCCTGATCACACCACAAGTCTGTCTGATATTTGGACTCTTGTCAAATGACTGAATCCTCTCACCCACTGTGAGTCAGTGTCTTTAAAATGCAGAGGGAAGATAGCATGTAATTACAGAGACCAACAGTCACGATTCAAGCAtcataaatatttataaaaagtgACGTACTTGGGTGcagaacatgaaaaatgttacatgacatgaaaaaaagacttttctgtttgcaggtatctaaaattaaaaatgattaaattaacCTAAACCAGTTTAAAATGATCCCATTGAAGCTCGACTTGAAGTGATAGTGATCTGATTCAGGCTCTGTCTCCTGTCTGTGTGACACCTTCCAGAGATTGGCGATCTACAGGAGTTGGAGACTCTGGACGTCTCCATGAACCAGCTGATATCTTTACCAGACCGGCTGCATCGCTGTGCGTCTCTGCAGAATCTGACAGCTGACCACAACCATCTGAGCCACGTCCCCCGGCAGATCTGCTGGCTCCACCGCCTCAACCAGCTCTCCATGGCAGCTAACCGTCTGACCTTCCTACCGCTCGGTTAGTAAACCCCTTTATCTGTACTTTGACATCGTGATGAATACATAGTGAGGAGGACAGAGCTcatatctgtttgtgtgtgtgtgtgtgtgtgtatgtttcagATCTGGGCAGATCACGGGAGTTGCAGTTTGTATTTGTGGACAACAATGTTGACCTAAAGGGCCTCCCATCCTACTTATATAACAAGGTCATCGGCTGCAGCGGGTAACACACTTTGTTATTTTGATatgctataaataaagttttattcatCTAATTAAACTTGGGTCAGTTTAACTCTATGTATTCATAAACAGAGCAGAATAAATGCAAGTCCTTCAAGATGTGTAAGAGATTTAGACTGTCTCTGTGTGCTGCTACTGTTCAGGTGTGGCGTGTCAGCCCAGGTGTTTGAAGGTGACCTGTGTGAGGTGCTGGGTGAGGCGCTAGGTGAGGCTCTGATTGGGCTCCCGGCTGAAGTTAAGGTGGTGGGTTCAGGAACGGACAACGTGGTCCCTCTGGAGGAGCTGGCCATGAGAACCCTGCATCGAATCTACAGCCGACACCCAACAGGTGAGAAGGGTATGATATTGAGTTGTAGGCATTCATCTTTGAGTGTTAAAAGGAGTCCTACAATCATTTTCACCTTTCACTAtgtcaggttcaggttcaggttactttatttgtacccgtaggtaatcttgttttgaagccagtgaGATGTAAGgtcaatacaaaattacaagaaagATGTCAGACAcaacaaactacttaatgtgcaaaacatacaaaaatatcccaaaaccaatctaacactaaaatggtaaaatgaatagacatgataaaatgataaaagtgataaaggttccatttaaaacgcatatcagaaaacagtcaaccaataaaaatgattagaaccacatgaataaataagacactCTGGGCTCAAGTCTTAAAATTGGAGGCTAAAAAAGCTATTGCTTATTCAGCTCAGTAACAgaagcaggaacaaagcttttcttgtgacgctgtgtcctgcaccttgggactaaaaactgtcatgcagagtgaagaagctggaaatcactgtgcagagggtgtgaggcattatttaaaatagaggtggctatccgCTGTAACTGATTAGTGTACAGGGATGCAGTGGATGCCTGTAGCTCACCAATCAACTTGCTTCAGTCTGGGACAGCATGGAGTAGCTATGCATTTCAACAGTATGAAgcctctgcctgcctgcctgccttgcTTTTCCAGTGGTATACAGTTAGACGCAGCTTGTGGGTGCGAATTTTCACACAGCTTTGTGgtcatgaaacaaactgaaagttatGTCTCGACAGAAATCATCTGAGGTCAGCCATTAGCTCCCCATTATAGCTACTGGCTGTTAGGTATTGTTCCTTACCTGCTGTTATGATGTTACTTACAGCTTATTACCCTTTCTTATTAcgagggatgcactgaaaataCGGCCACCGTAAACAACCCggctgaaacagaatgttgtgatgacgcaagcaaaaaccacGACCAGTGcgtgcttgtctggataagggccaacatgtctgcatccgttcttcctttaactgcagcactaaagcatcttctaagcaaagaggttgagacggagtgaaaacaatgaaaagtacactcttagagtatgtcagcacacgtttcactgagatctactCTGATCTTCTGCACTTCttcgcgactgtacttgatccgcgttataaagatcattacttggatgtgggaataaagcagggcgcacaagaaatgatccaggccgcaaTGGATGCGAAGAACCTGCTTGGAGACAGAGAAGCGCACAGagcaggaaggagaacagagcacagaaaaaagaactcgtctctctgaactggatgaggggcatgcaccctcgttttCTGGTATGTTCACTGAGATCCTttattttagtgaggttagtacacagtcaaagccataaatgcaatggtaggggagaccggggacagttgtaacatttttgacatttctgtctataactttgagctcctttaacccagtgtgttcaaactgctacaaaaaactagctgcaactaaactgagcatgtgcagagtgaatcaggtgattcctaacttgttcctgattggatcaagtgttaaaactgcccctggtctccctactaataactggcataatcatttatttcggtgtttcagttttcgtttttcggccttggtttcctcgtTTTCGGttttggccaagaattttcatttcagcgCATCCCtatttattacctttttttcctcctttttaaaaaaacctgTATTTACAACTTAATAATACagatctctctcactctcaggaGGAAGCACAACAATCTGAAACAAAGGGCTCAGCTATTCCatctaattttgttttggttttttggggggggggggattttctGTCTGGCTGAATCTCTGGGAATGCAGCATGACTTTGTTATTATCATAGGTCCTCTGCCATCATCTTGTCCgtcagctgtttgtttacattgctCGAGGTCATCTCTCATTCCTGTCGACATGTGACAAGTGAAATCTGACTCCTGCTGCCCTGCGCTGTGACTCTGCTGCCGCTCCTGAACACAGCAGACACTTTCAGTTTGTACTTATAGCATCCAGACTCAGTATTGATAACActtagaaaaaagaaagaaagcgaAAAAAAAATTGGGGGCAGTGAACACATAATGCAATTTGTGTGCCGGATATATGCCATTTAACACCCTGTGTGCATGTACATTTTGGGTTTGCTCTGCATCTCTCAGATATACGACTGAAACCTCTAAGCCTTTACTTGAGTTGTGTTATTGTGTCTTTGTGAACAGATCCCAGTTTCTGACAGTAGTCGTCTATGTATTGTGGAACTATGCCAAACAatgaacaacatttaaaaaaacatcatcacaGTTGAAAAATAGTTTCTACACAAAttgattattaacaaagaccaagtGAAGTGGCTTGATCTCCATAGTTGAACAAATGCTCTTGTTCCTGGTGTGTTTGCAGACCTCAGCCTGCTGCCTCCCATCAGCCTCCCGAAGAGCCTGCTGGACCTGCTGCAGTTCCCCCTGGGACACTGTCACCGCTGCAGTCAGACCATGTTCACCATCATCTACCCCAAACTCTTTCCACTCCGAGACACTGCACTTGCAGGAGTGCACCGCAGGTCAGaacatgtgtttatgtttgtttgcttatgtttatttatttgcacaattaaaagaaaatacacacaaaaaaagagcaaagataaataatataatgtgcaggaagagacagaaaactctgagcttatttgaagcctcccgAATATTGTTCTTAtatcaaaaattaattaaaaaatactaaactgacacatataaagacaatagttgatactaaaaataaataacataagaatatacaaaattaacaattgatataaatacagttattacatcaacagaattcaaaagtacaaaatatgaatatgatgtgtagGAATACCGGTTTATGAATATgaggttgagcatgatgagtataattaagtaacagtggttaaaagttttttcaagcatcctttaaaacatttaaagataaacatttttcgccacatttgaataaatattccagaatttgctgcccctgaaacgtattgagaattgacttctacaagtaaaacatttaggaggatgaagaaataaagtttgacgagttaaataagagtggacctgtgaatttaatttgaagtaagacttgaagtgatcagggatattcccttcacattgtattttatacaaaaaaacacatgtgaAAGATATTGGTGTTATAGATATTAAGAAGctggagtttctgaaacaaaggagcagatgagaCGTGTGGCTTTGATCGAGTTGCCAtccaaacaaacatacacaccttTATCCCCATAAAGCAGTAGTCTCAATTAGACACCACATTCCCTCTTTTTCATCACTATGTTCAAAGATGTCCACAAATCTTGTTTCATGTTTGCAAGTGATTAAAGCTAAACATGCATGCTCATCTGTTTCTATAATTCTTCTCTCCTTTGAAGGACGACTGTGAGTTTTGTGGCCTATTGCTGCTCAAGTCACTGCCTCCGGACCTTCAACCTCCAAGGATgacatagtttttttttccgGCGAACGTTTGCTCAGAAGCTGCTGAGCGGTTTCCAGAAGGTGACCGACAGTTGTTTGTATCTTGTGTGAATGTCtgtttggaggagctctgtgcTTTATTGACAATACTGAGAACCACAGAGGAGCAACAGTCGTTTACTGCGTCAGATGATGGACACGAGACTCGACAAGACTCGACATGCTCTGGTCAAAGACTCAAAACTACATGACGTTCCTGAAGGATGATTGTTTGCCGGTATGGCCGCGGGGATCAATGAAACTCTGTGTAAACACTGATGGGCTCATTTAACAAGCTCTGTCTAGAAACTAACAGTAGTGATGTGAAGTAACTTCTCACAAATGTGCACTTTTCAAGAACAAGCACTGTTTGATTTTTGTGAAATCAGCCATTTTTCACACAGGCGTGTTGCagcagacacattcagctgagTGTGGAGTTAGATTTGAGGTTTAAACATGGATTGTATGTAAACATTTGAAGGAAAGTTTGTTTGACTCATTTCTGAAGAAATTTGAAGGCCTATAATCTACATTTATACCTAAACAAAGTgtgacaaaacacattttacaatgTCTGAGTTTATTGTCAAAATATAAGCTCCCCTTAATAAAAGAAGCCAAGGATAACCATCATCTGAAACTCATATTAATTGTTCATGAAATTGTGTTATATTTGAACATTTGAACTCATTTTGGAACATTTCACATGTTTAAGaataatatttgtatcattACATACACTGAAATGCACTCTCTGTTGTCAGAATCCCAGAATGTCCAGGTTGTTGCATCAACTTTGTCCACCTCAAACATCTgcagacttttttaaaatttgaagtGAAATCGTGTGTACGCTTCTGCAACGCTGTGTGATCGTCCTATTG from Notolabrus celidotus isolate fNotCel1 chromosome 3, fNotCel1.pri, whole genome shotgun sequence carries:
- the lrrc28 gene encoding leucine-rich repeat-containing protein 28; translation: MATELHETIFMAKQERHKNLFLNYRNLNHFPVELLKDEGLQFLERLYMKRNSLTTLPDNLAQKLPNLIELYLHSNNIVIIPQAIGNLARLQSLDLSNNALQLLCPEIGRLRSLRHLRLSNNHLKFLPPEIGDLQELETLDVSMNQLISLPDRLHRCASLQNLTADHNHLSHVPRQICWLHRLNQLSMAANRLTFLPLDLGRSRELQFVFVDNNVDLKGLPSYLYNKVIGCSGCGVSAQVFEGDLCEVLGEALGEALIGLPAEVKVVGSGTDNVVPLEELAMRTLHRIYSRHPTDLSLLPPISLPKSLLDLLQFPLGHCHRCSQTMFTIIYPKLFPLRDTALAGVHRRTTVSFVAYCCSSHCLRTFNLQG